The sequence below is a genomic window from Fibrobacter sp..
TTTACGAAAAAGAGGGCGTAGAAGTAGAGGTTGAATTCGTAGATCTGAACCAGATGTCCTCCTCCAAGAAAAAGAAGAAGACCCAAAAGGAAAAACAGCTGGAAGCCGAGGAAAAAGACGCAAGCACAAATCCCGACGACTACATCGATTTTTCCACAATGCTGGTTCCCGTAACCCACGAAGCACTGCTAGGATCCCGCTACGGCATTCGTGATCACCGCCTACACCGCGGAGTAGACGTTCAAGTCATCAAGGAAGAACCCGTTGTTGCAGCCTATCCTGGCAAGGTCATCGTATCCAAGTACAACAAGGGCGGCTACGGCCATTACGTTCTCCTTCAGCACGAAAACAACCTGCAGACTCTATACGGACACTTGTCAGAAAGATCCGTCAAGGTCGGCGACGAAGTCTTCCCTGGCGACATCGTAGGCCTGGCAGGAAACTCAGGAAAATCCTCCGGAGCACACCTCCACTTTGAAATCCGTTACAAGAACGACATCAATATCGACCCGGCCACCGTCATCAATTTTCCAAAATGGGAACTGCAGCCTGGTGCCGCCCACATGTCCAAGAAGAAAATCCTGAACGCCCATTACAACATGCAGAAGAAGCTGAAGTCTGAAAACCTCTATATTGTAAAGGCCGGCGACACCATCGAAGATGTTGCCAACTGGTTCTACATTTCTGTCGATGCCGTACGTCGAATCAACGGACTAAAAAAAGACCAACCCATCAGGGTTGGCATGCGCCTCAAAGGCTGTAAGTAAAGTTATTAACCGTCCTTGCGACGGTAGCCGCTCAACGCCAAAAGAACCAGAGCCGGGGTATAGAAATACCATACAAAGTTGTTCGCCACGGTAGCCACGATTTCCTGAGTACTGTGGTCTGCGCCGGTAGCCAGTGACAATCCCACACAGGCATCACAGCAGAAGAACAGGATCATACCATACTTAATGCAACGGGCATTCTTTTCCGGAAAATACCCAACCCCAGGTACCTTGCATGCAACGACAACGGAACAGATCAA
It includes:
- a CDS encoding peptidoglycan DD-metalloendopeptidase family protein codes for the protein MAYTGLKKWRFILIALAVALTCLASPAIAASNTSKSKQESSKQTKAKDAKKKKDSKKAKKSRPTKNAPQKAQLVSQDDIFENAEPVTDEFENSPEGKKVTIKSNDPKGFTKALLYEKEGVEVEVEFVDLNQMSSSKKKKKTQKEKQLEAEEKDASTNPDDYIDFSTMLVPVTHEALLGSRYGIRDHRLHRGVDVQVIKEEPVVAAYPGKVIVSKYNKGGYGHYVLLQHENNLQTLYGHLSERSVKVGDEVFPGDIVGLAGNSGKSSGAHLHFEIRYKNDINIDPATVINFPKWELQPGAAHMSKKKILNAHYNMQKKLKSENLYIVKAGDTIEDVANWFYISVDAVRRINGLKKDQPIRVGMRLKGCK